A single window of Leeuwenhoekiella sp. MAR_2009_132 DNA harbors:
- a CDS encoding DUF4138 domain-containing protein produces the protein MKTLPVLIALLISFFCSAQQQPLTLDTIYANDQKNVALFFPSPIRQGITGSENFVFTYNREKQQYFGLLQAKPGIESNLLVFSSTGSIFSYIVCYKKELNKLTYFIKESSSIGNENPKFLDSLDLIKPENPVADNDAYYRRACSYLLNQDVKIGRIKNRNAGIRLSVENIVFDKEELYFVIQIENKSSLDYDLNFLKLAIQTRQKGTRKSVQRSYKEPLFICKLPERIAANETVKLVYVMPKFSLSDDRKVLLSLNEQNGERNVELVVSHKYINNPN, from the coding sequence ATGAAAACTTTACCCGTACTAATTGCCTTATTAATTTCATTCTTCTGCAGTGCTCAACAACAGCCTTTAACGCTGGATACCATATATGCGAACGATCAAAAAAATGTAGCCTTATTTTTCCCGTCTCCCATACGTCAAGGGATTACAGGTTCAGAGAATTTTGTATTCACCTACAATCGAGAAAAACAACAGTATTTTGGTCTGCTGCAAGCAAAGCCTGGCATCGAAAGTAATCTACTGGTATTCAGCAGTACAGGTTCTATTTTTTCGTATATTGTATGTTATAAAAAGGAACTCAATAAGCTTACGTATTTTATTAAAGAATCCAGCAGTATAGGAAATGAAAACCCAAAATTTTTAGATTCGCTTGATTTAATTAAGCCCGAAAATCCTGTAGCAGACAACGATGCTTATTATAGAAGAGCTTGCTCCTACTTGTTAAATCAAGATGTCAAAATTGGAAGAATTAAAAATCGTAATGCAGGTATTCGTCTTAGTGTAGAAAATATAGTGTTTGATAAAGAAGAGCTCTATTTCGTGATCCAGATTGAAAACAAATCTTCATTAGATTATGATTTAAATTTTTTAAAGTTGGCAATTCAAACACGACAAAAAGGAACCAGAAAATCAGTACAACGCTCGTATAAGGAACCGCTATTTATCTGTAAGCTACCGGAGCGGATAGCAGCAAATGAAACCGTAAAACTGGTTTATGTGATGCCTAAATTCTCCTTAAGCGACGACCGCAAAGTCCTCTTATCGCTTAATGAGCAAAATGGGGAGCGAAACGTAGAACTTGTTGTTTCTCACAAATACATTAATAATCCAAACTAA
- the traM gene encoding conjugative transposon protein TraM: MKVEKNKIVVAAVLATVILFLISYSVMILGADDTETENLKQTLIPKLDEQQKEYKSKLDAINDLKEVRETNAPSIYDEKNIDSLGFYDADLPEKEKERIIDSIYTAGRINYSENTFENLGTRKKEGPKILKLDSIEFKAERKIETKEMGLEHQLFFASAPQQSQATTSGNTDLTIYAVVDGDQVVKANSRLRMRLTQDAAINGTVIPKNTPLFGFISFQPNRALITIENIDHQSTNLQAFDFQDGSAGIYVENNFRAEATNEVLDNILQDINIPSVPQVGGISQILRRNNRNVKVTILNNYKLILKPKR, from the coding sequence ATGAAAGTAGAAAAAAACAAAATTGTAGTTGCCGCGGTACTTGCCACGGTAATTCTATTCCTGATTTCCTATTCTGTTATGATACTGGGCGCTGATGATACGGAGACCGAAAACCTCAAACAAACATTGATACCCAAGCTAGATGAACAACAGAAAGAATATAAATCTAAGCTCGATGCCATTAATGATCTAAAAGAAGTACGAGAGACCAATGCTCCCAGTATTTATGATGAAAAAAATATTGACTCTCTGGGTTTTTATGATGCCGATCTTCCTGAAAAAGAAAAGGAACGAATCATCGACAGTATCTACACCGCCGGGCGTATCAACTATTCAGAAAACACTTTTGAAAATCTAGGAACACGAAAAAAAGAGGGTCCAAAAATTTTAAAACTGGATTCTATAGAATTTAAAGCCGAACGTAAAATAGAAACCAAAGAGATGGGATTAGAACACCAGCTGTTCTTCGCATCTGCTCCACAACAAAGTCAAGCTACAACGTCAGGCAATACCGATTTAACGATCTACGCTGTAGTTGACGGAGATCAAGTTGTTAAGGCCAATTCCCGATTGCGTATGCGATTGACTCAAGATGCAGCCATCAACGGAACGGTAATTCCTAAAAACACTCCTCTTTTTGGCTTTATCAGCTTTCAACCCAACCGGGCCCTGATTACTATCGAAAACATTGATCATCAATCAACAAATTTACAAGCCTTCGATTTTCAAGATGGCAGCGCAGGAATCTATGTTGAAAATAATTTTAGAGCAGAGGCCACAAACGAAGTATTAGATAATATCCTACAGGACATTAATATCCCCAGTGTTCCTCAAGTAGGTGGTATTAGCCAGATCCTACGACGAAATAATAGAAACGTCAAGGTCACTATTTTAAATAATTACAAACTAATTCTAAAGCCAAAACGATGA
- a CDS encoding class I SAM-dependent DNA methyltransferase: MQLSQTFKEGLDSLGFNQENNDCFFLTDEYKQIGDLSVKLQLEKAIKFEASAVFFRNEINKLKAQIYIYDFTHCDTDENHMSNIQTMVWSNGAVPIVCIFFRTEIKILDCTQHIQEDNKPVYLASLKNVAKAHQLYNENFAVKIKTGTFWEESSVKSKFKFNASSYDILIRWIREIAKQIALSNYKADERIIKKIIIQSIMIKYLEERKDPDGNSSFNQKYFQKYGSCQEFVDVLSNGNFVGLLDDLQHDLNGNLFEWNSEEKNLIPTLNLNGLVEALKAYKRPEESHNQILELIRYYEFSYIPVELISRIYEEFLAGGDDTLFSQKEKKQKDGIFYTPSHLAQLLVDEIMPLNQYGSIDIKTFTILDPACGSGIFLVLAFKRLVQWWRLQNDLKQPNIITLKTILDCLYGVDKEYQATKLAAFSLCLALCDELSPKQIINELKFSDLTENQILHSDFFIEHLLVNEDKDSEQRAAFKKISKKKFSRIIGNPPFDRGALNLYNKKWEKENIDVPQGQIALKFLSEALEFLEPGGLQCLIIKSSSLLYNTSSTEFKERLFSNYNVLQVLDFTPLGRNNSLWDGADVASAAIFLRNEKPDFSKNILHLIFRRTKAVKERIVFEVDEYDFHFVNRNDAINNPFIWKINLLGGGRIASLIAKSKVLNTFGEYLKTEDCVSMEGYQKGSRGKMQPDYMYEFNTLPTSAITSGGIDYKQLESISETTVFSKVPPRMFFEYPNVILWENMGTEKLPVFLNTQKSFSFKDKIISLKSETNNLKVLRSIVKNFERNSDFYRFFIFCTSSQVLVNLNSAILKKDYMTLPYVEYRKEFFSQIDLNIIDDVNTYYQDFLRHGERSVILDKLEGEEFKSTIESYGLEYCKLLNDTQNNQIQTFKMDEVCELYDNTYICVVFKYIPSSSKNEISWKKDVFEEIESLSNFQISNRLNSQRIVRYYHSDNTIVIVKPNQKRYWLSHKAYRDADKTLFDLVKNQN; encoded by the coding sequence TTGCAACTATCTCAAACTTTTAAAGAAGGTCTCGATTCTCTCGGTTTTAACCAAGAAAACAACGATTGTTTTTTTCTTACAGATGAATACAAGCAAATAGGTGATTTATCGGTAAAACTTCAACTTGAAAAAGCAATTAAGTTCGAGGCCTCGGCAGTTTTTTTTAGAAATGAAATTAATAAGCTTAAGGCTCAAATTTATATTTACGACTTTACTCATTGCGATACCGATGAGAACCATATGAGTAACATCCAAACAATGGTATGGAGTAATGGGGCTGTACCTATAGTATGTATCTTTTTTCGGACGGAAATAAAAATTCTCGATTGTACACAACATATTCAAGAAGACAATAAGCCCGTTTACCTAGCTAGTTTAAAGAATGTGGCCAAGGCACATCAACTTTATAATGAAAATTTTGCGGTTAAGATAAAAACAGGTACGTTTTGGGAAGAATCTAGTGTTAAAAGTAAATTTAAATTCAACGCTTCTTCTTATGATATCCTAATCCGATGGATAAGAGAAATAGCGAAACAAATTGCGTTATCAAATTACAAAGCAGATGAGCGAATAATAAAAAAAATTATTATTCAGTCAATAATGATTAAATATCTGGAGGAAAGAAAAGACCCAGACGGGAATAGCTCATTTAACCAAAAATATTTTCAAAAATATGGCAGTTGCCAAGAATTTGTTGACGTTTTATCTAATGGGAATTTTGTTGGTCTGTTAGATGATTTACAGCACGATCTAAATGGTAATCTTTTTGAGTGGAATTCTGAAGAAAAAAATCTCATTCCTACATTGAATTTAAACGGTCTTGTAGAAGCTTTAAAGGCTTATAAAAGACCAGAAGAGAGCCATAACCAAATTCTGGAACTTATTAGATATTACGAATTCAGCTATATTCCCGTAGAATTGATAAGTCGTATTTATGAAGAGTTTTTAGCAGGTGGCGATGATACTTTATTTAGCCAAAAAGAGAAAAAACAAAAAGATGGTATTTTTTACACACCGTCCCATCTTGCGCAGTTATTAGTTGATGAGATTATGCCATTAAATCAATATGGCAGTATTGACATCAAGACATTTACTATTTTGGACCCAGCTTGTGGGTCTGGAATTTTCCTTGTATTGGCATTTAAAAGGTTGGTGCAATGGTGGCGCTTACAGAACGACCTTAAACAACCAAATATTATAACCTTAAAGACTATTTTAGACTGTCTTTATGGCGTTGATAAAGAGTACCAGGCTACCAAACTTGCAGCCTTTAGTCTTTGTCTCGCACTTTGTGATGAACTTTCTCCTAAACAGATTATCAACGAATTAAAATTTAGTGACCTTACAGAAAATCAGATTTTACACTCTGACTTTTTTATAGAGCACTTATTAGTTAATGAAGATAAAGATTCTGAACAAAGAGCTGCCTTTAAGAAAATAAGTAAGAAGAAGTTTTCAAGAATTATTGGTAATCCACCTTTTGACCGTGGAGCTCTCAACTTATATAACAAAAAGTGGGAAAAAGAAAACATAGATGTTCCGCAAGGTCAAATTGCATTGAAGTTTTTATCTGAAGCTTTAGAATTTTTAGAGCCTGGTGGATTGCAATGTCTAATAATCAAATCTTCTAGTCTTCTTTACAATACAAGTTCAACGGAATTCAAGGAAAGGTTATTTTCAAATTATAATGTGCTTCAAGTACTTGATTTTACCCCTCTGGGGCGTAACAATAGTTTGTGGGATGGCGCTGATGTGGCTAGTGCAGCTATATTTCTACGTAATGAAAAACCTGATTTCAGTAAAAATATCTTGCATTTAATCTTTAGAAGAACTAAAGCAGTAAAAGAGCGTATCGTTTTTGAAGTAGATGAATATGATTTTCATTTTGTTAATAGGAACGATGCGATAAACAACCCATTCATTTGGAAAATTAACTTATTAGGTGGTGGTAGAATTGCAAGCTTGATAGCTAAATCAAAAGTGCTAAATACATTTGGAGAATATCTCAAAACAGAAGATTGTGTTTCGATGGAAGGCTATCAAAAGGGGTCTCGTGGCAAAATGCAACCAGACTATATGTACGAATTTAACACTTTGCCTACATCAGCTATTACATCAGGTGGAATTGATTATAAACAATTAGAATCAATTTCTGAAACTACGGTTTTTTCAAAAGTTCCTCCTAGGATGTTTTTTGAATATCCTAATGTAATTCTATGGGAAAATATGGGCACAGAAAAGCTGCCTGTTTTTTTGAACACCCAAAAGTCTTTTTCGTTTAAAGACAAAATAATATCCCTAAAATCTGAAACAAATAACTTAAAAGTTTTGCGGAGTATTGTTAAGAATTTCGAAAGAAACTCTGATTTCTATCGTTTTTTTATATTCTGTACAAGTAGTCAAGTATTAGTAAATCTAAATTCCGCAATACTGAAAAAGGACTATATGACTTTGCCATATGTTGAGTACAGGAAGGAGTTTTTCAGCCAAATAGATCTGAATATCATAGATGATGTTAACACTTATTATCAAGACTTTTTACGTCACGGTGAGCGTTCTGTAATCTTGGATAAACTTGAAGGTGAGGAATTTAAAAGTACAATTGAGTCATATGGTTTGGAATACTGTAAACTTCTTAATGATACACAGAATAACCAAATTCAAACTTTCAAAATGGATGAAGTCTGCGAGCTGTACGACAATACTTATATATGTGTAGTCTTTAAATATATCCCATCATCTTCAAAAAATGAGATAAGTTGGAAAAAAGATGTGTTTGAAGAGATTGAGTCGCTATCTAATTTCCAAATTTCTAATAGATTAAATTCCCAAAGGATTGTTCGGTACTATCATTCCGACAATACGATAGTTATAGTTAAACCAAATCAAAAAAGGTATTGGCTTTCTCACAAAGCCTATAGAGATGCTGATAAGACCTTATTTGATTTAGTAAAAAATCAAAATTAA
- a CDS encoding ATPase encodes MDNPSKIIEGGVEYSLGTFDGQNVYYDFDKVLIYLNAKGKLLFSNKFKIYDEDTKVILKLCHYFIKDKENCRKNGIDPDKGVLLSGPIGCGKTSLMKLLKYLVPLQPPYLIAPCRNVVFGFNHLGYKTIEDFGDSGAVCFDDLGVEPLGSHYSRDCNVMGEVLLSRYELYLKTKSKIKTHATTNLNAEELEERYGSRVRSRMRELFNLIPFDKNTNDKRK; translated from the coding sequence ATGGACAACCCCTCTAAAATTATTGAAGGTGGCGTGGAATACTCGCTTGGGACGTTTGACGGGCAAAACGTGTATTACGATTTTGACAAGGTTCTGATTTATTTAAATGCCAAAGGCAAACTGCTTTTTAGTAATAAATTCAAAATCTATGATGAGGACACAAAAGTGATTCTTAAGCTTTGCCATTACTTCATCAAAGACAAAGAAAACTGCAGGAAAAACGGAATTGATCCGGATAAAGGAGTCTTGCTTTCGGGTCCCATAGGTTGTGGTAAAACCAGCCTAATGAAGCTATTAAAATACCTCGTTCCCTTGCAGCCTCCCTATTTAATAGCCCCTTGTCGCAACGTTGTATTTGGTTTTAACCATTTGGGTTATAAAACCATCGAGGATTTCGGTGATAGTGGCGCTGTGTGCTTTGACGATCTGGGTGTTGAACCTTTAGGTAGTCATTACAGTAGGGATTGTAACGTGATGGGCGAAGTGTTACTGTCTCGTTATGAGCTTTACCTAAAAACAAAATCAAAGATAAAAACCCACGCCACAACAAATCTAAATGCCGAGGAGCTTGAAGAACGTTACGGAAGCAGGGTGCGCAGCAGAATGCGGGAACTCTTTAACCTAATCCCTTTTGATAAAAACACAAACGATAAACGCAAATAA
- a CDS encoding N-acetylmuramoyl-L-alanine amidase has product MKRLKEVMFLMLLVVPIFSYGQLKGSNKSIVVIDPGHGGSDSGALGVNGIQEKDVVLNIAKELVRLNKKLYSNTYEIYLTRYTDTLISLKDRGVLAKKLRANIFISLHCNHSSNPNARGIEVYVANNGKHIRQSIFLGYQLQKGLREQIGYKSRGVKFANFQVLRETVDYCPAVLLEIGFLSNWKNYKYYQMPESIKALALVTLESLKGYERVSD; this is encoded by the coding sequence ATGAAACGATTAAAAGAGGTGATGTTCTTAATGCTTTTAGTAGTTCCAATATTTAGTTATGGACAGTTGAAAGGTTCTAATAAGAGCATAGTTGTTATTGACCCCGGCCACGGAGGGAGTGACTCTGGAGCACTAGGAGTTAACGGAATTCAAGAGAAGGATGTAGTGCTCAATATCGCTAAAGAACTGGTAAGGCTGAACAAAAAACTATATAGTAATACTTACGAGATCTACTTAACCCGCTATACGGATACACTGATTTCATTAAAGGATAGGGGAGTACTGGCAAAGAAGCTTCGGGCTAATATTTTTATTTCGTTGCACTGCAATCACTCCAGCAACCCCAATGCCCGGGGTATAGAAGTATATGTGGCAAATAATGGTAAGCATATTAGGCAATCTATTTTTCTGGGGTATCAACTTCAGAAAGGGCTCAGGGAGCAAATTGGTTATAAGAGTAGAGGGGTGAAATTTGCGAATTTTCAGGTGCTTCGCGAGACGGTAGATTATTGTCCGGCGGTATTGCTGGAAATTGGGTTTTTGAGTAATTGGAAAAATTACAAATATTACCAAATGCCAGAATCAATAAAAGCTTTAGCTTTAGTTACATTGGAAAGTTTAAAAGGTTATGAGAGAGTTAGTGATTGA
- a CDS encoding conjugal transfer protein TraK, which yields MKTPYSSIYKVLHLNRLVVIALIVFATLSSCFSVWIAHNINNKALNSAFAINTDGSIIPLKLVNQKENFKVEALAHLELFHSYFYNIDASNYEKNLEKALWLGNNSVDNLYRQKKADGVYNRLIQYSLVQRVLSIDSQIDEQNGEQTFRTVTVFEINRGSTIDTYELVSTGNLILVDRNFPKNPHGLLITNYFEKSLKKLTDKN from the coding sequence ATGAAAACACCATACTCCAGTATTTATAAAGTCCTTCATTTAAACCGGCTCGTTGTTATCGCATTAATTGTGTTTGCGACACTATCCAGTTGCTTTTCGGTTTGGATTGCTCACAACATTAATAACAAAGCATTGAACAGTGCTTTTGCAATTAACACAGACGGCTCCATAATCCCACTGAAACTTGTCAATCAAAAAGAGAATTTTAAAGTCGAAGCCCTGGCACATTTAGAATTGTTTCATTCCTATTTCTATAACATCGATGCCAGTAATTATGAAAAGAATTTAGAAAAGGCATTGTGGCTGGGTAACAATTCTGTAGATAATCTGTACCGTCAGAAAAAAGCGGACGGCGTTTATAATCGCCTAATTCAGTATTCCCTTGTACAACGGGTTTTAAGCATAGATTCTCAAATAGACGAACAAAATGGAGAACAAACATTTAGAACGGTAACGGTTTTTGAAATTAATCGAGGATCAACTATTGACACCTATGAACTGGTTTCAACCGGTAATCTAATTCTTGTAGACCGCAACTTTCCCAAAAATCCACACGGACTTTTAATTACCAATTATTTTGAAAAATCGCTTAAAAAACTAACTGATAAAAATTAA
- a CDS encoding LexA family protein — translation MILNIFTPLLKLSLKIPFIAGLSCGFPSPADDHLDEGIDLNSAYIKNKDATFFGRVKGDSMSGAGLSDGDLLIINKSLEPRDGKIAVCFIDGEFTVKRIKIQKDIIWLIAENEKYKPIKVTADNEFLIWGVVTNVIKDL, via the coding sequence ATGATTTTAAATATTTTTACTCCATTACTAAAACTTTCTCTCAAAATTCCTTTTATAGCAGGTCTTTCTTGCGGTTTTCCCTCTCCTGCAGATGATCACTTAGACGAAGGAATCGATTTAAATTCAGCTTATATAAAAAATAAAGATGCTACTTTTTTCGGGCGTGTAAAAGGAGATTCTATGAGTGGTGCTGGTCTATCTGATGGTGATCTATTAATTATCAATAAGAGTCTCGAGCCTAGAGATGGTAAAATAGCCGTATGCTTTATTGATGGTGAATTTACGGTCAAGCGTATTAAAATTCAAAAAGATATCATCTGGCTAATCGCAGAAAATGAAAAGTATAAACCAATTAAGGTTACGGCAGATAATGAATTCTTAATTTGGGGAGTTGTGACTAATGTGATTAAAGATCTTTGA
- a CDS encoding SOS response-associated peptidase — protein sequence MCSVTILTKSGIEIQKVTKCEFAIPLEYQKYYSISDFGQTNLHIITQDDPKLIYPANWGLIPRFAFDDQAGFKYNTLNARSESIFKSNTYKESAESMRCLILADGFFEPHHYNKKSQPYYCTLEGHKLFMFAGLFTPIDDELFTTTIITVPANDLFEKIHNEKKRMPLVLDDQFTENWIDPTLNQNQVNELMKTGFTNSTFKTFPVSNAIYKRGVDTDNPEILKPVTPIDPELDENRPSLF from the coding sequence ATGTGCTCCGTAACAATCCTAACCAAATCAGGAATCGAAATTCAAAAAGTAACTAAGTGTGAGTTTGCTATTCCCTTAGAATATCAAAAGTACTATTCTATAAGTGATTTCGGCCAAACGAATTTGCATATAATTACTCAGGATGATCCAAAACTTATATACCCTGCTAATTGGGGGCTAATTCCAAGGTTTGCTTTTGATGATCAAGCAGGTTTTAAATACAACACACTTAACGCGCGTAGTGAAAGTATTTTTAAAAGCAACACCTACAAAGAGAGTGCAGAATCAATGCGATGTCTCATATTGGCAGATGGTTTTTTTGAGCCACATCACTATAATAAAAAATCTCAACCGTATTACTGTACTTTAGAAGGGCATAAGCTATTTATGTTTGCGGGTTTATTCACTCCGATAGATGACGAACTTTTCACTACTACGATCATAACTGTTCCGGCAAATGACTTGTTTGAGAAGATTCACAATGAGAAGAAAAGAATGCCATTAGTTCTGGACGATCAATTTACTGAAAACTGGATCGATCCTACTCTCAATCAAAATCAGGTTAATGAGTTGATGAAAACAGGATTTACTAATTCCACTTTTAAAACGTTCCCGGTGTCTAATGCTATTTACAAACGCGGTGTAGATACTGACAATCCCGAAATACTTAAACCTGTGACGCCTATAGATCCTGAACTAGACGAAAATAGACCATCTTTATTTTAA
- a CDS encoding HEPN-associated N-terminal domain-containing protein: protein MTWTKRFLNPGDPEEGYYFDIGTFVCQNHFYDDYLNNHIRENGKKNQCSYCGKKRIVIELESVLEILANGLDYIYEDPANSRFLEKESEYGYGGNIMPFSEVWWDDPFDLRIDDDQLLEDVYSQLETDQLYCKRDEFGSQEDFLHDLWNHFKFVLKHKARFAFHFPNSFKQWNLSDPADILHQVQYAILKNDMIIELPENSKLYRTRQHQLKNDVTEALDIASLPNFMNKTSGRMNAAGISLFYCSQNKELTIKEVVSKRRTSCPYYTTAIFKNNMKLRLVDLTRLPDIPSIFDTENNRFRDIIFFMKTFMEEISQPIKSKNSVLEYLPTQVITEYMRYNADLDVQGMVYWSSKSTLKKNIVLFYDHEESLKKLSFDDSSIKTYLVRDL from the coding sequence ATGACTTGGACAAAACGATTTCTTAACCCTGGTGACCCTGAAGAAGGGTATTATTTTGACATTGGAACTTTTGTCTGTCAAAACCACTTTTATGATGATTATTTAAATAACCATATACGGGAAAATGGTAAAAAAAATCAATGTTCCTATTGTGGTAAAAAGAGGATCGTCATAGAGTTGGAATCAGTTCTTGAAATATTAGCGAATGGTCTAGACTACATTTACGAAGACCCAGCTAATAGCCGATTTTTAGAGAAAGAGTCAGAATATGGTTATGGTGGGAATATAATGCCGTTTAGCGAGGTCTGGTGGGATGACCCCTTTGATTTAAGAATTGACGACGACCAACTACTTGAAGATGTTTATAGTCAATTAGAAACTGACCAATTGTATTGTAAAAGAGACGAATTTGGTTCTCAAGAGGATTTCCTTCACGACCTATGGAATCATTTTAAATTTGTTTTGAAACATAAAGCTCGCTTTGCCTTTCATTTTCCCAATTCATTCAAACAATGGAATTTATCTGACCCGGCAGATATACTTCATCAGGTTCAGTATGCTATTTTAAAGAATGATATGATAATTGAGCTTCCAGAAAACTCAAAGCTATATAGAACAAGACAGCATCAATTAAAAAATGACGTAACTGAAGCTTTGGATATTGCCTCATTGCCAAACTTTATGAATAAAACATCGGGTAGAATGAATGCCGCGGGAATCTCTTTATTTTATTGTAGCCAAAATAAAGAATTAACCATAAAAGAAGTAGTAAGTAAAAGGCGCACCTCATGCCCTTACTATACAACTGCAATATTCAAAAACAATATGAAATTGCGGCTTGTAGACCTAACAAGACTTCCTGATATACCTTCAATTTTCGATACAGAAAACAATCGATTTAGAGATATTATATTTTTTATGAAAACCTTTATGGAAGAAATTAGCCAACCCATAAAAAGTAAAAATTCTGTTCTTGAATATTTGCCTACGCAAGTAATAACAGAATATATGCGATATAATGCAGATTTAGATGTTCAAGGTATGGTATATTGGTCTTCCAAAAGTACTCTCAAAAAAAATATTGTTCTTTTTTATGATCACGAAGAATCCTTAAAAAAATTGAGTTTTGATGATTCCAGTATAAAGACTTATCTAGTTCGAGATTTATAA
- a CDS encoding RteC domain-containing protein: protein MVCDKHLEEFKKKLKKLQKQYAYQKELNQICLSYVSEFFNQLEQDFKSRPDLEEAEEIYFFKHIKPVALGYHLYYRYLIQLEHEKPVNTLKTLKRYYKELLDTQHQFKLRHIGFAYYLKSKQTHLDHIYFLRRQPLPFDPDDLSAHLSRNYNTPRDYLTAKLRSTDLISDYLSARLDKLTHTPTSYADSPHLNWSGSRTDLIELIYALYHTKVIHKGTADIIEIARALGSFFELDPGDVYKTFSEIKSRKKSRTKFLDELAMNLNYAMDKDDL from the coding sequence ATGGTATGCGACAAGCATTTAGAAGAATTTAAGAAAAAATTAAAAAAGCTTCAAAAGCAATACGCCTATCAGAAGGAACTTAACCAAATCTGTTTATCCTATGTTTCCGAATTTTTCAATCAATTAGAGCAGGACTTTAAAAGTAGACCTGATCTGGAGGAAGCAGAAGAGATCTACTTTTTTAAACATATAAAGCCCGTTGCTTTGGGTTATCATCTGTATTATCGATACCTTATTCAATTGGAACACGAAAAGCCGGTAAATACCCTTAAAACTCTAAAACGATATTACAAAGAGCTTTTGGATACACAGCATCAGTTTAAACTGCGTCATATAGGATTTGCTTATTATTTGAAATCAAAGCAGACCCATTTGGACCACATCTACTTTTTACGCCGGCAACCCCTCCCTTTTGATCCAGATGATCTTAGTGCGCACCTCAGTAGAAACTACAATACGCCCCGCGATTATTTAACTGCAAAGTTACGCAGCACTGACTTAATATCTGATTACCTCAGCGCCAGGCTTGATAAATTAACCCATACCCCTACTTCCTATGCTGACTCCCCGCATTTGAATTGGAGCGGCTCGCGTACCGATCTTATCGAACTCATTTATGCGCTCTACCATACCAAGGTCATTCATAAGGGTACAGCCGATATCATCGAAATAGCCCGGGCACTGGGAAGCTTTTTTGAACTAGATCCCGGTGATGTCTATAAGACCTTTTCCGAAATCAAATCCCGTAAAAAAAGCAGAACCAAATTCCTGGACGAGCTAGCCATGAATTTAAACTATGCGATGGACAAAGACGATCTCTAA
- a CDS encoding helix-turn-helix domain-containing protein, which yields MPATIITSDDLREFKLELLDAIKNLLSEQSKGTLKKYLKSSEVMDLLQVSPGTLQNLRVNRTLPFTKVGGIIYYDAEEIQAVLTANRVDLKTD from the coding sequence ATGCCAGCTACTATTATTACCTCAGATGATCTTAGGGAATTCAAACTTGAATTACTCGATGCCATTAAAAACTTACTATCAGAACAGTCAAAAGGAACACTTAAAAAATACCTCAAATCTTCAGAAGTGATGGATTTGCTTCAAGTAAGCCCCGGAACCTTACAAAACCTAAGAGTTAATAGAACCCTACCCTTTACCAAAGTTGGAGGAATTATTTACTACGATGCCGAAGAAATTCAAGCTGTACTAACAGCCAATCGAGTTGATCTCAAAACCGATTAG